In one Oncorhynchus gorbuscha isolate QuinsamMale2020 ecotype Even-year unplaced genomic scaffold, OgorEven_v1.0 Un_scaffold_2915, whole genome shotgun sequence genomic region, the following are encoded:
- the LOC124027044 gene encoding LOW QUALITY PROTEIN: KN motif and ankyrin repeat domain-containing protein 2-like (The sequence of the model RefSeq protein was modified relative to this genomic sequence to represent the inferred CDS: inserted 1 base in 1 codon; deleted 2 bases in 1 codon), translated as MAQVLHMDPSFPGGKLTPSAPPSLHGKEQEAPYSVETPYGYRLDLDFLKYVNDIEKGNTIKKVPVXRRPRYGSLPRGYGYTGSWWTSTESLCSNTSQDSRQSSFSYCAPGYHPHNSHSQRPSFSTARVEKTLLDARRKLEEEKEGGPRRFSSTLGSMHNSMAGSTTSLSSAHSYNRTHGGGTGSFTPMSSGLSTPVSPTPAHLQHVREQMAVALRKIRELEEQVKTIPVLQVKISVLQEEKRQLSVQLKSQKFLGHTLGFGRGPARGELYIDIPEEDVSSGAGATIRVAAGPLSPTTPTTPEGSRPQADSGCEIEDTVIVGGARPAGQREVRTIGVGSEEARGSQQVDVGIGVKEQDLGLVPETEALKSQVGQLEGQLKSTMQELQAAQQQVQAAKRERQVQAPQANHSVRATSLSWQEQQGHSLQTVVSFTQQPHHRAQRTVGIQVYTLEQPATVVGVGTLLEQRGAAPLPPSRWYSPGGTPEDMHRPWAQRVDAAVELPIAISSKQVREVLRSELSTSVPVTNPAIAIDTIGNQMALLHLKEGETPQHTAINTVQSQEEPSKPAAAASPQTALRSIMKRKAEGEPGSPSTKKNLQFTGVNGGYESTSSDDSSSESSEESDASEYHETTEKLPEAPESAAGRHQQSAAVPVSSTRLEHVTPLPATTVQPPACQPASERSTSQSAAVPVSSTRLEHVTPLPATTVQPPACQPASEWSTSQSAAVPVSSTRLEHVTPLPATTVQPPACEPASERSTSQSATVSMGLQHLATLSPTLNTAVQQCASDSAPTETTYPSPANDCVRQGSIVQSSVPDPIPQECTSINTSTEPTTPEQCIVQSAATCSAPPKPPRCQPEATNPEVMQGVTQSNTTDVTVQLDAIKSQTTDLAPQHWATQSSATEQSSQQRRVQSPASTPTPGNAPSAAGAANQETRLEFSESLMASLHALQKALGEPNAFSQHAARTAYTTVLQEWLRVSCHKAADTAMVRAYMDTFSSVSPQLLKFVVNMADGNGNTALHYTVSHSNFPVVKLLLDTGLCNADKQNKAGYTAIMLTALAAFHSDSDLHTVLQLLRTGDVNAKASQAGQTALMLAVSHGRGDMVRALLSCGAQVNIRDDDGSTALMCACEHGHVDIVRQLLSVPGCDVTLTDNDGSSALSIALEASQNDIAVLLYAHLNFAKPPSPVSPKSPLLGSSPPSGETK; from the exons ATGGCTCAGGTGCTGCACATGGACCCCAGCTTCCCAGGAG GGAAGCTTACCCCGTCCGCTCCCCCCTCTCTGCACGGGAAGGAGCAGGAGGCGCCCTACTCTGTGGAGACCCCCTACGGCTACCGTCTGGACCTAGACTTCCTCAAGTATGTCAACGACATTGAGAAGGGAAACACCATCAAGAAGGTCCCGG AGCGCCGGCCCCGCTACGGGTCTCTGCCCCGGGGGTACGGCTACACGGGCTCCTGGTGGACCTCCACAGAGTCCCTGTGCTCCAACACCAGCCAGGACAGTCGCCAATCATCCTTCTCCTACTGCGCCCCGGGCTACCACCCACACAACTCCCACTCCCAGAGGCCCAGCTTCAGCACGGCCCGGGTGGAGAAGACCCTGCTGGACGCCCGCAGGAAgttggaggaagagaaagaagggggCCCCAGGAGGTTCTCCAGCACACTTGGTAGCATGCACAACAGCATGGCCGGATCCACCACCTCCCTGAGCAGCGCCCACAGCTACAACCGCACCCATGGAGGAGGAACGGGCTCCTTCACCCCCATGAGCTCCGGCCTGTCCACGCCCGTGTCGCCCACCCCGGCCCACCTGCAGCATGTAAGAGAGCAGATGGCGGTGGCTCTGAGGAAGATCCGGGAACTGGAGGAGCAGGTGAAGACCATCCCCGTGCTACAGGTGAAGATCTCTGTGCTgcaggaggagaagaggcagcTAAGCGTCCAGCTGAAGAGCCAAAAGTTTCTGGGACACACCCTTGGCTTCGGCAGA GGGCCGGCCCGAGGGGAGCTCTACATCGACATCCCAGAGGAGGATGTGAGCTCTGGAGCTGGAGCCACCATCAGGGTTGCAGCAGGGCCTCTGTCCCCCACCACTCCCACCACCCCTGAGGGCTCCAGGCCGCAGGCAGACTCAGGCTGTGAGATTGAGGACACGGTGATCGTGGGTGGAGCACGGCCGGCTGGGCAGAGGGAAGTGCGTACCATTGGGGTGGGATCAGAGGAGGCGAGGGGCAGCCAGCAGGTGGATGTGGGCATTGGGGTGAAGGAGCAGGACCTAGGGCTGGTGCCGGAGACAGAGGCCCTGAAGAGCCAGGTGGGCCAGCTGGAGGGCCAGCTGAAGAGTACGATGCAGGAGCTGCAGGCTGCCCAGCAGCAGGTGCAGGCAGCTAAGAGGGAGAGGCAGGTTCAGGCCCCCCAGGCAAACCACTCGGTCAGGGCCACCAGTCTGAGCTGGCAGGAGCAGCAGGGACACAGCCTGCAAACGGTAGTCAGCTTTACCCAGCAGCCCCATCACCGGGCACAGAGGACTGTGGGAATCCAGGTGTACACGCTGGAGCAACCAGCCACTGTGGTGGGGGTGGGCACGTTGCTCGAGCAGAGGGGTGcagctcccctccctccctccaggtggTACAGTCCTGGAGGAACCCCTGAGGACATGCACAGGCCCTGGGCCCAGAGGGTAG ATGCAGCTGTTGAGCTGCCCATCGCCATCTCCTCCAAACAGGTCCGAGAGGTCCTAAGAAGTGAGCTGTCCACCTCTGTGCCTGTCACTAATCCTGCCATCGCCATTGATACCATTGGTAATCAGATGGCTTTGCTGcatctgaaggaaggagagacacCCCAGCACACTGCCATAAACACCGTCCAGTCTCAAGAAGAGCCATCAAAGCCAG CTGCAGCAGCCTCTCCCCAGACAGCCCTGAGGTCCATTATGAAACGTAAGGCAGAAGGAGAACCTGGCTCTCCATCCACCAAGAAGAACCTGCAGTTCACTGGAGTCAATGGAGG GTATGAGTCCACCTCGTCAGACGACAGTAGCAGTGAGAGTTCAGAGGAGAGTGATGCCAGTGAATATCATGAGACCACAGAGAAACTCCCAGAAGCACCAGAGTCTGCAGCGGGACGGCACCAGCAATCAGCAGCAGTCCCAGTCTCCTCCACAAGGCTAGAGCATGTCACTCCGCTCCCAGCCACTACCGTCCAACCACCAGCCTGTCAACCTGCCTCTGAGCGGAGCACCAGCCAATCGGCAGCAGTCCCAGTCTCCTCCACAAGGCTAGAGCATGTCACTCCGCTCCCAGCCACTACCGTCCAACCACCAGCCTGTCAACCTGCCTCTGAGTGGAGCACCAGCCAATCGGCAGCAGTCCCAGTCTCCTCCACAAGGCTAGAGCATGTCACTCCGCTCCCAGCCACTACCGTCCAACCACCAGCCTGCGAACCTGCCTCTGAGCGGAGCACCAGCCAATCAGCAACCGTAAGCATGGGACTGCAGCATCTAGCCACCTTATCACCAACCTTGAACACTGCCGTGCAACAATGTGCCTCTGACTCTGCTCCCACTGAGACGACCTACCCGTCTCCAGCCAATGACTGTGTCCGTCAGGGGAGTATTGTCCAATCATCGGTCCCAGACCCCATCCCTCAGGAGTGTACCTCCATAAATACTAGCACTGAACCCACTACACCTGAGCAGTGCATCGTGCAATCAGCTGCTACCTGTTCTGCACCCCCCAAGCCACCCAGATGCCAACCAGAAGCCACTAACCCGGAAGTAATGCAGGGTGTCACCCAATCAAATACCACTGATGTCACCGTTCAGCTAGATGCCATCAAATCACAAACTACTGACCTCGCCCCTCAGCATTGGGCCACCCAATCATCAGCTACTGAACAAAGCTCCCAGCAGAGGAGAGTCCAGTCACCAGCCTCGACACCAACACCTGGAAACGCCCCAAGTGCTGCTGGAGCAGCCAATCAAGAAACCAG ACTGGAGTTCAGTGAGAGCCTGATGGCATCTCTCCATGCCCTGCAGAAAGCCCTGGGTGAACCAAATGCTTTCAGCCAGCACGCAGCA AGGACAGCCTACACCACGGTGCTCCAGGAGTGGCTTCGTGTGTCCTGTCACAAGGCAGCTGACACTGCCATGGTCAGGGCCTATATGGATAccttctcctccgtctccccaCAGCTGCTGAAGTTTGTGGTCAATATGGCCGACGGCAACGGCAACACGGCCCTGCACTACACCGTCTCCCACTCCAACTTCCCTGTGGTCAAGCTGCTGCTGGACACTG GCCTGTGTAACGCTGACAAGCAGAACAAGGCCGGGTACACAGCCATCatgctgacagctctggctgccttCCACTCTGACAGTGACCTTCACACCGTCCTGCAGCTGCTGCGCACAGGGGACGTGAACGCCAAAGCCAGCCAG GCGGGTCAGACGGCGTTAATGCTGGCAGTGAGTCACGGGCGAGGGGACATGGTACGGGCGCTCCTCTCCTGCGGGGCACAGGTCAACATCCGCGACGACGACGGCTCCACGGCGCTCATGTGTGCCTGCGAGCACGGCCACGTCGACATCGTGCGTCAGCTGCTGTCTGTGCCAGGCTGTGATGTCACTCTCACTGATAAC gatGGCAGTTCAGCCCTGTCCATAGCCCTGGAGGCCAGTCAGAATGACATCGCTGTGCTTCTCTACGCTCACCTCAACTTCGCCAAGCCTCCTTCCCCT GTATCACCAAAGTCTCCTCTTTTGGgatcctctcccccctctggtgAAACAAAGTGA
- the LOC124027049 gene encoding hemoglobin subunit beta-like, whose product MVQWTDFERATIQSVFEKMDYDDVGPAALSRCLVVYPWTQRYFGNFGNLYNAAAIQGNPMVAAHGKTVLRGLDRAVKNMDDIKATYAELSVLHSEKLRVDPDNFRLLADCLTIVVAARMGADFTADVQGAFQKFLAVVVSSLGRQYH is encoded by the exons ATGGTTCAGTGGACAGACTTTGAGCGCGCCACCATTCAGAGCGTCTTCGAGAAGATGGACTACGATGACGTTGGGCCCGCGGCTCTTTCCAG GTGTCTGGTTGTGTACCCCTGGACCCAGAGGTATTTCGGTAACTTTGGAAACCTGTACAACGCCGCTGCCATCCAGGGAAACCCAATGGTCGCCGCTCACGGAAAGACGGTCCTGCGTGGACTGGACCGGGCTGTCAAGAACATGGATGACATCAAGGCCACCTACGCAGAGTTGAGCGTGCTGCACTCCGAGAAACTGCGCGTGGATCCAGACAACTTCCGG CTGCTGGCTGACTGCCTTACTATTGTCGTTGCTGCGAGAATGGGTGCTGACTTCACCGCTGATGTCCAGGGCGCTTTCCAGAAGTTCCTGGCCGTCGTGGTGAGCTCCCTGGGCAGACAGTACCACTAG